A part of Eremothecium sinecaudum strain ATCC 58844 chromosome VII, complete sequence genomic DNA contains:
- the VPS74 gene encoding Vps74p (Syntenic homolog of Ashbya gossypii ACL165C; Syntenic homolog of Saccharomyces cerevisiae YDR372C (VPS74)): MSLQRRRVSKKTSEANVETSQRSNIYDDGVDSHKIAYDPEDQKLRENTKEPKLTLMEEVLLMGLKDKEGYLSFWNDNISYALRGCILIELAFRGKIRVVDDASRRRFDVSGRLVEVIDSSKTGEALLDETLTLMKNNEPLSIVTWIDLLSGETWNLLKINYQLKQARERLAKGLVDKGVLRTEMKNFFLFDMATHPVADTSCKESIKRRVLSVLVPRTVELNYTEYFPECVAFKYLRTIALICAAYGASVLENVLSTLDYEKRDRGFARADELLAQFSQYPFALDKKADTGISVNLNQEVQEEINNNPGTSLQLEVVAGALEVFSRMDSLL; this comes from the coding sequence ATGTCCCTTCAGAGGCGCAGAGTTAGTAAAAAGACTAGTGAAGCTAATGTGGAAACAAGTCAAAGAAGTAATATCTATGACGATGGTGTAGATTCCCATAAGATTGCATACGATCCAGAGGATCAAAAATTGCGTGAAAATACAAAAGAACCTAAATTGACTTTAATGGAAGAGGTGCTACTTATGGGATTGAAAGATAAAGAAGGTTACTTGTCATTTTGGAACGACAATATATCATATGCACTGCGTGGTTGTATTCTGATTGAGCTGGCATTTAGAGGAAAGATAAGAGTAGTGGATGATGCTTCCAGAAGACGTTTCGATGTATCAGGGAGGCTAGTCGAAGTGATAGACAGTAGTAAGACTGGAGAAGCATTACTTGATGAAACTCTTACCTTGATGAAGAACAATGAGCCACTTTCCATTGTTACATGGATTGATTTGCTAAGTGGAGAAACCTGGAACTTATTGAAGATCAACTATCAGTTGAAGCAAGCGCGGGAAAGACTTGCGAAAGGGTTGGTTGATAAGGGTGTGCTAAGAACGGAGATGAAAAACTTCTTCCTGTTTGACATGGCCACCCATCCTGTTGCTGATACAAGCTGCAAAGAGTCAATTAAACGACGTGTTCTTTCAGTTTTGGTGCCAAGGACCGTGGAATTAAACTATACAGAGTACTTTCCGGAATGTGTTGCATTCAAATATCTGAGAACCATCGCTTTAATTTGCGCAGCGTATGGCGCCAGCGTACTAGAAAATGTTCTTTCCACGTTAGACTACGAGAAGCGCGACCGTGGTTTTGCTCGTGCTGACGAGCTATTGGCCCAGTTTTCACAGTATCCTTTTGCATTAGACAAGAAAGCAGATACTGGTATCTCTGTCAATTTGAATCAAGAGGTACAAGAGGAAATCAACAACAATCCAGGCACAAGTTTGCAGTTGGAAGTTGTTGCAGGCGCTTTGGAAGTATTTTCTCGTATGGATAGCTTGCTCTAA
- the FRQ1 gene encoding frequenin (Syntenic homolog of Ashbya gossypii ACL163W; Syntenic homolog of Saccharomyces cerevisiae YDR373W (FRQ1)), with protein sequence MGAKASKLSKDDLQSLKQSTYFDRREILQWHKGFLRDCPNGQLTREEFMKIYKQFFPFGSPEEFAEHVFSVFDKDNNGCIDFKEFITALSTTSRGTLEEKLIWAFQLYDLDQDGFITYNEMLTIVTSVYKMIGSMVKLSEDEATPELRVKKIFKLMDKNEDGYISLDEFREGSKVDPSILSALNLYDGLV encoded by the coding sequence ATGGGGGCTAAAGCATCGAAGTTGTCTAAGGACGACTTACAAAGCTTAAAGCAATCAACGTATTTCGACAGGAGAGAAATTCTACAATGGCATAAAGGCTTCCTAAGAGACTGTCCTAATGGTCAACTAACCAGGGAAGAGTTCATGAAGATATACAAGCAGTTCTTCCCTTTTGGTTCGCCCGAAGAGTTCGCTGAGCATGTTTTTTCAGTGTTCGACAAGGATAATAATGGGTGTATTGATTTTAAGGAATTTATTACTGCTTTGAGCACCACATCGAGGGGCACGCTGGAAGAGAAGCTGATATGGGCATTTCAACTTTACGACCTAGATCAGGATGGCTTCATAACTTATAATGAGATGCTGACGATTGTTACTAGTGTCTATAAAATGATTGGGTCGATGGTGAAGTTGAGCGAAGATGAGGCAACTCCAGAACTACGAGtaaaaaaaatatttaaatTAATGGACAAGAATGAGGATGGTTATATATCTTTGGATGAATTCAGAGAAGGGTCTAAGGTAGATCCTTCGATTCTCAGTGCGTTGAATCTGTATGATGGGTTAGTGTAA
- the UBP2 gene encoding ubiquitin-specific protease UBP2 (Syntenic homolog of Ashbya gossypii ACL164C; Syntenic homolog of Saccharomyces cerevisiae YOR124C (UBP2)) has translation MKVPPIPLFRISPYSVTIVELSSQRTIRKFRIALMYQPNAMEVDKSSGESEKSPTMKEATSVADIDDGKTVLYPGVTKRFPFKTSDRLLDDIKVDLSHILDKGLSDGLLKLPVLAYSKERATMNTWCIGYLLDPLVLQTNFEYNSVTCKEHNKVKVFMGVLFDPNFKMNSQDDLCRCSLYHIRVSTKIRTRLERTRTHFGVTQYYLVDKLHSYDEDDMDIYGDDDDDDAIIDSATFVSPHTNRVVRIEILKPEFSSEELLEFNSESIQLRYQNLCEKYPDLDVNSVPNQAECLNTLFKVFRNPLGRRDASDELKTIAADNKVLNAQLDPSWLVDKFGFELSEIETEDGKIIKEYKPPDFVNYLQDKKLRRLRDSYVRKSLELLFLGKQSASLLPKEVVASNSKIRSFQLYQTYFSDSFWHHLLHEHDRSDLNDHLHPYDNNYNFINITSNYHYADKDIIKNYETQVALDPQNTGIYYDALTFVANAKGSHQLLSYAFKQNVVGHDALKSAVSLFELDGATDPKSISEEVLLNLYREKSRNATPQARTDLKNAFRVLAKYKDSEKLKFCVELEPFQFETQAYKLLEIDKSVENDLIETAYSIKVSDAPGLKIECDRALYTLAVVKRSIPLFNLLFQKCPRFQQFYHMSYWSYSAALEALHVDYNASDELILEIFQSKWNQDPISSAEQFLNLKMALTKIGYERNSKVINHFLETGIVDPSYLPSGNWPAGINNIGNTCYLNSLLQYYFTISPLREYILNYNLLAVDLLAAVEKSRDMSERRIGGREVSKAEVERSVQFVYQLRNLFKDMVHTTERYVTPTRELAYLAFSPSNTEVEFDTIVQSDINESKDSLDARPLDIDTDLIDLSFDNDAVQVEADSVEVEADDIQVEADDIQVETDAVQDTSAATKRESSLSECELEPARPEHNEKNNTVHVAKINLEQLQNALEIGRQQDVTECIGNVLCQLESASVPLDYDEDNEQLDLIKQLFYGKLKQVLTPLDEPERKRTKYERFMSLLVNVGDHPKDIYDALDLYFQDDLLTLDEDKGSVKRSLTIEKLPTILQIQIQRVYYDREKFMPFKSLEPLPFSQKLYMDRYMATQDPELIRKKEHSAQLRAQLQLIKDQRRKLLAKNNDGQTLKSSMEETKRFLLSDVFQNVSQQTKTEKQNFLSQIDHFSATLETELQLLDNQAADIEHQITSNMENFKSIGYSLFAVFIHKGEASYGHYWVYLKDHINNGIWRKYNDESVTEVNENEVFYFAENNTATPYFLVYIKDSHKDEIEPLKRALFD, from the coding sequence ATGAAGGTCCCTCCGATCCCTCTTTTTCGTATATCACCATATTCAGTCACTATTGTAGAATTGAGTAGTCAGAGGACTATAAGGAAGTTTAGAATAGCATTGATGTATCAGCCGAATGCTATGGAAGTGGATAAATCGTCAGGAGAGTCGGAGAAGTCTCCTACTATGAAGGAGGCGACAAGTGTTGCTGACATAGACGATGGCAAAACAGTATTATACCCAGGAGTAACAAAGAGGTTCCCATTTAAGACCTCCGACAGGTTACTGGATGACATTAAAGTCGATCTATCTCATATCCTTGACAAAGGATTGTCGGACGGGCTGTTAAAGTTGCCTGTTTTGGCTTATAGCAAGGAGCGCGCGACTATGAACACTTGGTGCATAGGGTACTTGCTTGATCCGCTAGTTCTGCAGACCAACTTTGAGTACAATTCAGTCACGTGTAAAGAGCATAATAAGGTGAAGGTTTTTATGGGCGTACTGTTCGACCCAAATTTTAAGATGAATAGCCAGGATGACCTGTGCCGGTGTTCTTTGTATCATATTCGGGTTAGCACGAAGATCCGGACTCGGCTGGAGCGTACGAGGACTCACTTTGGGGTCACTCAGTATTACTTAGTGGATAAATTGCATTCCtacgatgaagatgatatGGATATATATGgagatgatgatgatgatgatgcGATAATTGATAGCGCTACGTTTGTTTCACCTCATACGAATAGAGTGGTGCGGATTGAAATTCTGAAGCCGGAATTTAGCAGCGAGGAATTATTAGAGTTTAATTCTGAGAGCATCCAACTTAGATACCAAAATTTATGTGAAAAATATCCCGATTTGGATGTAAATTCGGTTCCTAACCAAGCGGAGTGCCTAAACACGTTATTTAAGGTATTTAGGAACCCATTAGGAAGACGTGATGCTAGTGATGAGTTGAAAACAATAGCTGCAGATAATAAAGTGCTAAATGCTCAACTTGATCCCTCTTGGTTGGTTGATAAGTTTGGATTTGAGTTATCGGAAATTGAAACTGAAGATGGAAAAATCATAAAGGAATACAAACCGCCTGATTTCGTGAACTACCTGCAAGACAAGAAACTCCGTAGACTAAGAGATTCTTATGTGCGAAAGTCTTTGGAACTATTATTTCTAGGCAAGCAATCAGCCAGCTTATTACCCAAGGAGGTTGTCGCTTCTAATAGTAAAATAAGGTCATTCCAATTGTATCAAACTTACTTTTCAGATTCCTTTTGGCACCATTTATTGCATGAACATGACCGTAGTGATTTGAACGATCACCTGCATCCCTACGACAATAACTATAATTTTATTAACATAACATCTAATTACCATTATGCCGATAAAGACATCATTAAGAATTATGAGACACAGGTAGCTCTAGACCCTCAGAATACGGGAATCTATTACGATGCTTTGACATTTGTAGCGAATGCTAAGGGAAGTCACCAACTGCTTTCATATGCCTTCAAGCAGAATGTTGTCGGGCATGATGCTTTGAAGAGTGCAGTTTCCCTCTTCGAGTTAGATGGAGCTACAGATCCAAAATCAATTTCTGAGGAAGTACTATTGAATCTTTATAGAGAAAAGTCAAGAAATGCTACCCCTCAAGCTCGTACGGACCTGAAAAATGCATTTCGCGTGCTAGCCAAGTATAAGGATAGTGAAAAATTGAAATTTTGTGTGGAGTTAGAGCCCTTCCAGTTTGAAACACAAGCATATAAACTCTTGGAGATTGACAAGTCAGTGGAAAATGACTTAATTGAGACGGCTTATAGTATTAAAGTGTCAGATGCGCCTGGTTTGAAGATAGAATGTGATCGGGCTCTTTATACACTTGCTGTCGTCAAAAGAAGTATTCCGCTCTTCAATTTACTCTTTCAAAAGTGTCCCCGGTTCCAACAGTTTTATCATATGTCTTATTGGTCTTATTCTGCCGCGCTGGAAGCTTTACATGTTGACTATAATGCCAGTGATGAACTGATTCTAGAAATATTTCAAAGTAAATGGAACCAAGACCCTATATCTTCAGCAGAGCAATTCCTGAATTTAAAAATGGCTCTTACAAAAATTGGATATGAGCGGAATTCAAAAGTTATAAACCATTTCTTAGAGACCGGTATTGTAGATCCTTCTTATTTACCATCTGGCAATTGGCCAGCAGgtattaataatattgGTAACACATGCTACTTGAACTCATTGCTACAGTACTACTTTACCATTTCCCCTCTAAGAGAATACATTCTAAACTATAATCTTCTAGCAGTTGATTTGCTTGCAGCGGTAGAGAAATCAAGAGATATGTCTGAAAGGAGAATCGGCGGTCGTGAGGTGTCAAAGGCAGAAGTTGAGCGATCTGTACAGTTTGTTTATCAACTTAGAAACCTTTTCAAAGACATGGTTCACACGACGGAAAGATATGTTACACCTACAAGGGAGCTTGCATACCTAGCATTTTCGCCAAGTAATACAGAGGTTGAATTTGATACTATTGTGCAATCCGATATAAATGAATCGAAGGACAGTTTAGATGCGCGGCCACTTGATATTGATACGGATCTCATTGACTTAAGCTTTGACAATGATGCTGTTCAGGTTGAAGCTGATTCTGTTGAGGTTGAAGCTGATGACATTCAGGTTGAAGCTGATGACATTCAGGTTGAAACCGATGCTGTTCAAGACACATCGGCTGCGACGAAGCGTGAATCTTCACTGTCCGAATGTGAATTGGAACCGGCTCGGCCTGAACATAATGAAAAGAACAACACTGTTCATGTTGCAAAAATAAACTTGGAGCAACTTCAAAATGCCTTGGAGATAGGCAGGCAACAAGATGTGACTGAGTGTATTGGTAATGTTCTCTGTCAACTAGAGAGCGCCTCGGTGCCACTAGACTACGACGAAGACAATGAGCAGTTAGACCTCATAAAACAGCTTTTCTACGGCAAATTGAAACAGGTTCTAACACCTCTGGATGAACCAGAAAGAAAAAGAACAAAATACGAACGCTTCATGTCCTTGCTGGTTAACGTGGGTGATCATCCGAAGGATATATATGACGCTTTGGACCTATATTTTCAAGACGATTTATTAACCCTCGACGAAGACAAAGGTTCTGTGAAGAGGTCATTAACCATCGAAAAATTGCCAACAATCTTACAGATTCAAATACAGAGGGTGTACTATGACCGTGAGAAGTTCATGCCCTTCAAATCCCTTGAGCCTCTTCCATTCAGCCAAAAGCTATATATGGACCGCTATATGGCTACTCAGGACCCAGAACTCATCCGCAAAAAAGAACATTCGGCTCAACTGCGCGCACAATTACAGCTCATAAAGGACCAGCGCCGTAAACTATTGGCCAAAAACAACGATGGCCAAACCCTCAAATCCTCAATGGAAGAAACCAAGCGTTTCCTCCTATCGGATGTTTTCCAGAACGTATCCCAACAAACAAAAACTGAAAAGCAAAACTTCTTATCTCAAATTGACCACTTCTCTGCCACTCTTGAGACCGAATTACAACTTCTTGATAACCAAGCTGCTGACATCGAACACCAAATTACCTCTAATATGGAAAATTTTAAAAGCATTGGGTATTCCTTATTTGCAGTCTTCATTCACAAGGGTGAAGCAAGCTATGGACACTATTGGGTTTACTTGAAAGACCATATTAATAATGGTATTTGGCGTAAATACAATGACGAGTCCGTCACCGAGGTTAACGAAAATGAGGTCTTCTACTTTGCTGAAAACAACACTGCAACCCCATACTTCTTGGTTTACATCAAGGACAGTCACAAAGATGAAATAGAACCACTAAAAAGAGCATTATTTGACTAA